A genomic segment from Glycine max cultivar Williams 82 chromosome 1, Glycine_max_v4.0, whole genome shotgun sequence encodes:
- the LOC100794172 gene encoding probable ureide permease A3 isoform X3, giving the protein MASKEFSGLCSLVSSLSESILCTTGLKMYLVESKGGAITCMFLALFFLGTWPALLTMLERRGRLPQHTYLDYSITNFLSALLIAFTLGGIGKGTHDQPNFLVQLAQDNWPSVLFAMGGGLFLSLGNLSSQYAFAFVGLSVTEVITASITVVIGTTLNYFLDDKINKAEILFPGVGCFLIAVFLGSAVHSSNAADNKAKLSNFTGDYKDGDISSSKEGDIVKSKDLESGSSSADNVEAGTAVFLVELEEKRAIKVFGKSTLIGLALTFFAGLCFSMFSPAFNIATNDQWNTLKKGVPHLTVYTAFFYFSISCFVIAMILNITFLYHPVLNLPKSSFKAYLADSDGRVWALLAGLLCGFGNGLQFMGGQAAGYAAADAVQALPLVSTFWGVILFGEYRKSSRRTYILLGSMLFMFIVAVAVLMASSGQRNSTAKE; this is encoded by the exons ATGGCTTCCAAG GAGTTCTCTGGTCTTTGTTCCTTGGTTTCTTCACTCTCCGAGAGCATTTTGTGCACTACTGGGTTGAAAATGTATTTGGTGGAGAGCAAAGGAGGTGCCATAACATGCATGTTCTTGGCTCTTTTCTTCTTGGGGACATGGCCTGCTCTTTTGACTATGTTAGAAAGGCGTGGTCGTCTTCCTCAGCATACCTACCTTGATTACTCAATCACCAATTTCTTGTCTGCTTTACTCATTGCTTTTACACTTGGTGGGATAGGCAAGGGCACTCATGATCAGCCAAATTTCTTAGTTCAACTTGCTCAG GATAATTGGCCCTCCGTTCTTTTTGCAATGGGGGGTGGTCTGTTCCTTAGCCTTGGGAATCTGTCAAGCCAATATGCATTTGCTTTTGTTGGGCTATCTGTTACTGAAGTGATCACGGCAAGCATAACTGTTGTTATAG GCACAACCTTGAATTACTTTTTGGATgacaaaatcaacaaagctGAGATCCTTTTCCCAGGAGTTGGTTGCTTTTTGATTGCAGTTTTTCTAGGCTCTGCTGTTCATTCATCTAATGCTGCTGATAATAAAGCAAAGCTCAGCAATTTCACCGGTGATTATAAAGATGGAGACAT CAGCTCTTCCAAGGAGGGGGATATAG ttAAATCAAAAGATCTCGAGAGCGGAAGTAGTTCTGCAGACAATGTCGAAGCAGGAACTGCAGTTTTTCTCGTGGAGCTTGAGGAAAAAAGAGCTATTAAG GTTTTTGGGAAGAGCACTTTGATTGGATTGGCTCTAACATTCTTTGCTGGACTTTGCTTCTCTATGTTCTCACCAGCATTCAACATAGCAACAAATGACCAATGGAATACTTTGAAAAAAGGGGTTCCCCATTTGACAGTTTATACtgcattcttctatttttcaatATCTTGTTTTGTTATTGCCATGATTCTAAACATCACCTTCCTCTACCACCCTGTCCTAAACCTACCCAAGTCATCATTTAAGGCTTATTTGGCAGACTCAGATGGCAGAGTCTGGGCCTTGTTGGCTGGTCTACTTTGTGGGTTTGGGAATGGTCTTCAATTTATGGGTGGTCAAGCAGCAGGATATGCAGCAGCAGATGCAGTCCAG GCACTTCCACTTGTAAGCACTTTTTGGGGCGTGATTCTGTTTGGAGAGTACAGGAAATCATCAAGAAGAACATATATACTGCTAGGGAGTATGTTGTTTATGTTTATAGTGGCTGTTGCTGTGCTAATGGCATCATCAGGGCAAAGAAACAGCACTGCCAAGGAATAA
- the LOC100794172 gene encoding probable ureide permease A3 isoform X1 — protein MYLVESKGGAITCMFLALFFLGTWPALLTMLERRGRLPQHTYLDYSITNFLSALLIAFTLGGIGKGTHDQPNFLVQLAQDNWPSVLFAMGGGLFLSLGNLSSQYAFAFVGLSVTEVITASITVVIGTTLNYFLDDKINKAEILFPGVGCFLIAVFLGSAVHSSNAADNKAKLSNFTGDYKDGDISSSKEGDIVKSKDLESGSSSADNVEAGTAVFLVELEEKRAIKVFGKSTLIGLALTFFAGLCFSMFSPAFNIATNDQWNTLKKGVPHLTVYTAFFYFSISCFVIAMILNITFLYHPVLNLPKSSFKAYLADSDGRVWALLAGLLCGFGNGLQFMGGQAAGYAAADAVQALPLVSTFWGVILFGEYRKSSRRTYILLGSMLFMFIVAVAVLMASSGQRNSTAKE, from the exons ATGTATTTGGTGGAGAGCAAAGGAGGTGCCATAACATGCATGTTCTTGGCTCTTTTCTTCTTGGGGACATGGCCTGCTCTTTTGACTATGTTAGAAAGGCGTGGTCGTCTTCCTCAGCATACCTACCTTGATTACTCAATCACCAATTTCTTGTCTGCTTTACTCATTGCTTTTACACTTGGTGGGATAGGCAAGGGCACTCATGATCAGCCAAATTTCTTAGTTCAACTTGCTCAG GATAATTGGCCCTCCGTTCTTTTTGCAATGGGGGGTGGTCTGTTCCTTAGCCTTGGGAATCTGTCAAGCCAATATGCATTTGCTTTTGTTGGGCTATCTGTTACTGAAGTGATCACGGCAAGCATAACTGTTGTTATAG GCACAACCTTGAATTACTTTTTGGATgacaaaatcaacaaagctGAGATCCTTTTCCCAGGAGTTGGTTGCTTTTTGATTGCAGTTTTTCTAGGCTCTGCTGTTCATTCATCTAATGCTGCTGATAATAAAGCAAAGCTCAGCAATTTCACCGGTGATTATAAAGATGGAGACAT CAGCTCTTCCAAGGAGGGGGATATAG ttAAATCAAAAGATCTCGAGAGCGGAAGTAGTTCTGCAGACAATGTCGAAGCAGGAACTGCAGTTTTTCTCGTGGAGCTTGAGGAAAAAAGAGCTATTAAG GTTTTTGGGAAGAGCACTTTGATTGGATTGGCTCTAACATTCTTTGCTGGACTTTGCTTCTCTATGTTCTCACCAGCATTCAACATAGCAACAAATGACCAATGGAATACTTTGAAAAAAGGGGTTCCCCATTTGACAGTTTATACtgcattcttctatttttcaatATCTTGTTTTGTTATTGCCATGATTCTAAACATCACCTTCCTCTACCACCCTGTCCTAAACCTACCCAAGTCATCATTTAAGGCTTATTTGGCAGACTCAGATGGCAGAGTCTGGGCCTTGTTGGCTGGTCTACTTTGTGGGTTTGGGAATGGTCTTCAATTTATGGGTGGTCAAGCAGCAGGATATGCAGCAGCAGATGCAGTCCAG GCACTTCCACTTGTAAGCACTTTTTGGGGCGTGATTCTGTTTGGAGAGTACAGGAAATCATCAAGAAGAACATATATACTGCTAGGGAGTATGTTGTTTATGTTTATAGTGGCTGTTGCTGTGCTAATGGCATCATCAGGGCAAAGAAACAGCACTGCCAAGGAATAA
- the LOC100794172 gene encoding probable ureide permease A3 isoform X4, with the protein MASKEFSGLCSLVSSLSESILCTTGLKMYLVESKGGAITCMFLALFFLGTWPALLTMLERRGRLPQHTYLDYSITNFLSALLIAFTLGGIGKGTHDQPNFLVQLAQDNWPSVLFAMGGGLFLSLGNLSSQYAFAFVGLSVTEVITASITVVIGTTLNYFLDDKINKAEILFPGVGCFLIAVFLGSAVHSSNAADNKAKLSNFTGDYKDGDISSKEGDIVKSKDLESGSSSADNVEAGTAVFLVELEEKRAIKVFGKSTLIGLALTFFAGLCFSMFSPAFNIATNDQWNTLKKGVPHLTVYTAFFYFSISCFVIAMILNITFLYHPVLNLPKSSFKAYLADSDGRVWALLAGLLCGFGNGLQFMGGQAAGYAAADAVQALPLVSTFWGVILFGEYRKSSRRTYILLGSMLFMFIVAVAVLMASSGQRNSTAKE; encoded by the exons ATGGCTTCCAAG GAGTTCTCTGGTCTTTGTTCCTTGGTTTCTTCACTCTCCGAGAGCATTTTGTGCACTACTGGGTTGAAAATGTATTTGGTGGAGAGCAAAGGAGGTGCCATAACATGCATGTTCTTGGCTCTTTTCTTCTTGGGGACATGGCCTGCTCTTTTGACTATGTTAGAAAGGCGTGGTCGTCTTCCTCAGCATACCTACCTTGATTACTCAATCACCAATTTCTTGTCTGCTTTACTCATTGCTTTTACACTTGGTGGGATAGGCAAGGGCACTCATGATCAGCCAAATTTCTTAGTTCAACTTGCTCAG GATAATTGGCCCTCCGTTCTTTTTGCAATGGGGGGTGGTCTGTTCCTTAGCCTTGGGAATCTGTCAAGCCAATATGCATTTGCTTTTGTTGGGCTATCTGTTACTGAAGTGATCACGGCAAGCATAACTGTTGTTATAG GCACAACCTTGAATTACTTTTTGGATgacaaaatcaacaaagctGAGATCCTTTTCCCAGGAGTTGGTTGCTTTTTGATTGCAGTTTTTCTAGGCTCTGCTGTTCATTCATCTAATGCTGCTGATAATAAAGCAAAGCTCAGCAATTTCACCGGTGATTATAAAGATGGAGACAT CTCTTCCAAGGAGGGGGATATAG ttAAATCAAAAGATCTCGAGAGCGGAAGTAGTTCTGCAGACAATGTCGAAGCAGGAACTGCAGTTTTTCTCGTGGAGCTTGAGGAAAAAAGAGCTATTAAG GTTTTTGGGAAGAGCACTTTGATTGGATTGGCTCTAACATTCTTTGCTGGACTTTGCTTCTCTATGTTCTCACCAGCATTCAACATAGCAACAAATGACCAATGGAATACTTTGAAAAAAGGGGTTCCCCATTTGACAGTTTATACtgcattcttctatttttcaatATCTTGTTTTGTTATTGCCATGATTCTAAACATCACCTTCCTCTACCACCCTGTCCTAAACCTACCCAAGTCATCATTTAAGGCTTATTTGGCAGACTCAGATGGCAGAGTCTGGGCCTTGTTGGCTGGTCTACTTTGTGGGTTTGGGAATGGTCTTCAATTTATGGGTGGTCAAGCAGCAGGATATGCAGCAGCAGATGCAGTCCAG GCACTTCCACTTGTAAGCACTTTTTGGGGCGTGATTCTGTTTGGAGAGTACAGGAAATCATCAAGAAGAACATATATACTGCTAGGGAGTATGTTGTTTATGTTTATAGTGGCTGTTGCTGTGCTAATGGCATCATCAGGGCAAAGAAACAGCACTGCCAAGGAATAA
- the LOC100794172 gene encoding probable ureide permease A3 isoform X2 gives MYLVESKGGAITCMFLALFFLGTWPALLTMLERRGRLPQHTYLDYSITNFLSALLIAFTLGGIGKGTHDQPNFLVQLAQDNWPSVLFAMGGGLFLSLGNLSSQYAFAFVGLSVTEVITASITVVIGTTLNYFLDDKINKAEILFPGVGCFLIAVFLGSAVHSSNAADNKAKLSNFTGDYKDGDISSKEGDIVKSKDLESGSSSADNVEAGTAVFLVELEEKRAIKVFGKSTLIGLALTFFAGLCFSMFSPAFNIATNDQWNTLKKGVPHLTVYTAFFYFSISCFVIAMILNITFLYHPVLNLPKSSFKAYLADSDGRVWALLAGLLCGFGNGLQFMGGQAAGYAAADAVQALPLVSTFWGVILFGEYRKSSRRTYILLGSMLFMFIVAVAVLMASSGQRNSTAKE, from the exons ATGTATTTGGTGGAGAGCAAAGGAGGTGCCATAACATGCATGTTCTTGGCTCTTTTCTTCTTGGGGACATGGCCTGCTCTTTTGACTATGTTAGAAAGGCGTGGTCGTCTTCCTCAGCATACCTACCTTGATTACTCAATCACCAATTTCTTGTCTGCTTTACTCATTGCTTTTACACTTGGTGGGATAGGCAAGGGCACTCATGATCAGCCAAATTTCTTAGTTCAACTTGCTCAG GATAATTGGCCCTCCGTTCTTTTTGCAATGGGGGGTGGTCTGTTCCTTAGCCTTGGGAATCTGTCAAGCCAATATGCATTTGCTTTTGTTGGGCTATCTGTTACTGAAGTGATCACGGCAAGCATAACTGTTGTTATAG GCACAACCTTGAATTACTTTTTGGATgacaaaatcaacaaagctGAGATCCTTTTCCCAGGAGTTGGTTGCTTTTTGATTGCAGTTTTTCTAGGCTCTGCTGTTCATTCATCTAATGCTGCTGATAATAAAGCAAAGCTCAGCAATTTCACCGGTGATTATAAAGATGGAGACAT CTCTTCCAAGGAGGGGGATATAG ttAAATCAAAAGATCTCGAGAGCGGAAGTAGTTCTGCAGACAATGTCGAAGCAGGAACTGCAGTTTTTCTCGTGGAGCTTGAGGAAAAAAGAGCTATTAAG GTTTTTGGGAAGAGCACTTTGATTGGATTGGCTCTAACATTCTTTGCTGGACTTTGCTTCTCTATGTTCTCACCAGCATTCAACATAGCAACAAATGACCAATGGAATACTTTGAAAAAAGGGGTTCCCCATTTGACAGTTTATACtgcattcttctatttttcaatATCTTGTTTTGTTATTGCCATGATTCTAAACATCACCTTCCTCTACCACCCTGTCCTAAACCTACCCAAGTCATCATTTAAGGCTTATTTGGCAGACTCAGATGGCAGAGTCTGGGCCTTGTTGGCTGGTCTACTTTGTGGGTTTGGGAATGGTCTTCAATTTATGGGTGGTCAAGCAGCAGGATATGCAGCAGCAGATGCAGTCCAG GCACTTCCACTTGTAAGCACTTTTTGGGGCGTGATTCTGTTTGGAGAGTACAGGAAATCATCAAGAAGAACATATATACTGCTAGGGAGTATGTTGTTTATGTTTATAGTGGCTGTTGCTGTGCTAATGGCATCATCAGGGCAAAGAAACAGCACTGCCAAGGAATAA